In the Candidatus Binatia bacterium genome, one interval contains:
- a CDS encoding membrane-associated protein yields MTGPDLLPIWLKLLYTAFVVVLVPIWWIDNGPANFLWFSDIALLATVPALWLESSLLASTMSVAVLMLEFAWLVSLLCRLLIGSDPIGLAAYMTDPETTRRVKWLSAIFHVGMPATLLWVLAVLGYDRRALPLQIVLAWIVLVVTWLFTDPDKNINWAFGPGARPQHALSPAAYLVVVMVVLPVFVYWPTHWMLSRMFPRHD; encoded by the coding sequence ATGACCGGTCCGGATCTCCTGCCGATCTGGCTCAAGCTTCTCTACACGGCGTTCGTCGTCGTGCTCGTCCCCATCTGGTGGATCGACAATGGCCCGGCGAACTTCCTGTGGTTCTCGGACATCGCGCTGCTGGCGACGGTGCCTGCACTGTGGCTCGAGAGCAGCCTGCTGGCGAGCACGATGTCGGTGGCGGTGCTGATGCTCGAGTTCGCGTGGCTGGTGAGCCTCCTCTGCCGGCTGCTGATCGGCTCCGATCCGATCGGGCTGGCGGCGTACATGACGGATCCGGAAACGACACGGCGCGTGAAATGGCTGTCGGCGATCTTCCACGTCGGCATGCCGGCAACGCTCCTGTGGGTGCTTGCGGTGCTCGGCTATGACCGCCGCGCGCTGCCGCTGCAGATCGTGCTCGCATGGATCGTGCTCGTCGTCACGTGGCTGTTCACGGATCCGGACAAGAACATCAACTGGGCGTTCGGTCCCGGAGCCAGGCCGCAGCATGCACTTTCACCGGCTGCCTATCTCGTTGTCGTGATGGTGGTACTTCCGGTGTTCGTATACTGGCCGACGCACTGGATGCTCAGCCGGATGTTTCCGCGGCACGACTGA